In Malus sylvestris chromosome 15, drMalSylv7.2, whole genome shotgun sequence, a single genomic region encodes these proteins:
- the LOC126605721 gene encoding glucuronoxylan 4-O-methyltransferase 3-like yields MRSKPQCGINLKVILLCCFFIFLFTIFIVRSTFSSSPLPSPFTANSSLSHLIPNPKPQQQQPPCDQPFTPTCTKIPPSLAHAIIHYATTNVTPQQTIKEVSVSAAILSKKSPCNFLVFGLGLDSLMWTALNHGGRTVFLEEDNSWIDQIKQKLPGLEAYHVTYDTKVHQADKLMEIGRKEECKAVGDPRFSKCELALKNLPSDVYDIEWDLIMVDAPTGYFDGAPGRMGAIYTAGLMGRNREEGETHVFVHDVNRVVEDSFSKAFLCEGYLTEQEGLIRHFTIPSHRARLGRPFCP; encoded by the coding sequence ATGAGGTCCAAACCGCAATGTGGCATCAATCTCAAGGTCATCCTCCTCTGCtgcttcttcatcttcctcttcaCTATCTTCATTGTCAGATCAACCTTCTCATCGTCACCATTACCGTCACCGTTCACGGCCAATTCCTCACTATCCCATCTCAtcccaaaccctaaaccccaacaacaacaaccaccaTGCGATCAACCCTTCACcccaacatgcaccaaaattcCACCTTCCCTCGCCCACGCCATCATCCACTACGCCACAACAAACGTCACCCCACAACAAACCATCAAAGAAGTCTCCGTCTCCGCCGCGATCCtttccaaaaaatcaccctGCAACTTTCTAGTCTTCGGCCTCGGCCTCGACAGCCTCATGTGGACGGCTCTCAACCACGGCGGAAGAACCGTCTTCCTCGAAGAAGACAATTCATGGATCGACCAGATCAAACAGAAGCTGCCGGGCTTAGAGGCCTACCACGTGACGTACGACACCAAGGTCCACCAAGCGGACAAGCTCATGGAGATCGGAAGGAAGGAAGAGTGCAAAGCTGTTGGGGATCCGAGGTTTTCAAAGTGCGAGCTGGCGCTCAAGAACTTGCCGAGCGATGTGTACGATATCGAGTGGGATTTGATCATGGTGGATGCGCCGACGGGGTACTTCGACGGAGCTCCGGGAAGAATGGGCGCCATATACACGGCGGGGCTGATGGGGAGGAACAGGGAGGAGGGGGAAACTCATGTGTTTGTGCATGATGTGAATAGAGTGGTTGAGGACAGCTTCTCCAAGGCTTTTCTCTGTGAGGGGTACTTGACGGAGCAGGAGGGTCTGATCAGGCACTTCACTATTCCCAGTCACAGGGCTCGATTAGGTAGACCATTTTGCCCTTAG
- the LOC126605026 gene encoding uncharacterized protein LOC126605026, with translation MGENWVRDSQNPCIYRQKRANSAKPYNSSCRSSTLNPKLFVSVDMKFAVKAWSGGRARTGVLHLGGCPTPIETPSLLLSTRKGLPQFIPPDLLPSLPFPDSRLFHVSSLHFLEVPSPQTISKIGGLHQLLGLPEHGFVCIPRDSIQCLPECNSSNKFGASFETPSGRHLMKPVEYVELITSLKPNMWTTLADEVPVWVSDKRNKTSVDRTIRWLDECIELNQAGGPVFGSIVGGSSVNERERCAQEVASRNVSGYWIGGFGLGENIYERPAVLNAVTDILQEEKPRLISGLGLPEEVLQGVAAGIDVFDSTYICHLTLGGFALTFPLDGVEMNASGIELTNIGTDQTKINLRATAYRKDMSPIVANCNCYTCKNHTKAYINHLLNVREMLAQTLLEIHNTHHYLGFFRSIREAIKSGNFDQFRQKFVESRCYHVAAEAAAAAAFM, from the exons ATGGGAGAAAATTGGGTCAGAGACTCGCAAAACCCTTGTATTTACCGCCAAAAGAGAGCAAATTCTGCAAAACCCTACAACTCCTCCTGCCGCTCTTCGACTCTAAATCCAAAGCTGTTTGTCTCTGTCGATATGAAATTCGCGGTGAAGGCATGGAGCGGCGGAAGAGCGCGGACCGGGGTTCTCCACTTGGGCGGCTGCCCGACCCCAATAGAGACCCCTTCTCTTCTCCTCTCCACCCGAAAGGGCCTGCCCCAGTTCATCCCTCCTgaccttcttccttctcttccttTCCCTGATTCCCGTCTCTTCCATGTTAGCTCCCTCCACTT CTTGGAAGTCCCCTCACCTCAAACAATTTCAAAAATAGGAGGACTGCATCAGTTGCTCGGCTTGCCCGAACACGGGTTCGTGTGCATTCCAAGGGACTCCATTCAATGCCTTCCTGAATGTAATAGCAGTAACAAATTTGGAGCATCTTTCGAGACTCCTTCTGGTCGCCATTTG ATGAAACCCGTAGAGTATGTCgagttgattacttccttgAAGCCCAATATGTGGACCACTTTGGCAGATGAAGTTCCTGTATGGGTCTCTGATAAGAGGAACAAGACCTCGGTTGATCGAACTATAAGATGGCTTGATGAATGCATTGAGCTAAATCAG GCAGGTGGACCTGTCTTTGGATCTATTGTTGGTGGGTCTTCTGTAAATGAACGTGAGAGATGTGCCCAAGAGGTGGCTAGCCGAAATGTATCAG GTTATTGGATCGGAGGATTTGGGCTTGGAGAGAACATTTATGAGCGTCCTGCTGTCCTTAATGCTGTTACT GATATCTTACAAGAAGAGAAACCACGCTTGATCAGTGGGCTTGGACTTCCAG AGGAGGTCTTGCAGGGTGTTGCTGCCGGCATTGATGTCTTTGATTCAAC GTACATATGCCATCTTACCCTTGGCGGCTTTGCACTTACGTTTCCCCTTGATGGAGTTGAGATGAATGCATCTGGTATTGAGTTGACTAATATTGGAACTGACCAGACAAAGATTAATCTGAGAGCAACAGCTTACAG GAAAGATATGTCACCCATTGTTGCAAATTGTAACTGCTACACGTGCAAGAATCATACAAAGGCGTACATCAATCACCTGCTCAATGTTCGCGAAATGCTGGCTCAGACTCTGCTAGAAAT ACATAATACCCACCATTATCTAGGATTCTTCCGTTCTATAAGGGAAGCGATTAAGTCCGGTAATTTTGACCAGTTCAGACAGAAATTCGTTGAGAGTAGATGTTATCATGTTGCTGCtgaagctgctgctgctgccgccTTCATGTGA
- the LOC126605027 gene encoding uncharacterized protein LOC126605027 isoform X1: MSLASLTSCSQTLVYYSSSKPPPSPPQPPPPPHSFLPHAHNSPLTPNTSIPVSTLKLSPYSSTLLTNGNWVPRRNRFLPANSADSDAQKESATGENGGNPSTSFLSLLCPLLKLFSGGDPSQERNFTLEVATSSLSTLARFPWGSRSLSNNMDSQEITTLDPPLRLQLFEFEACPFCRRVREALTELDLSVEVYPCPKGSVRHREMVKRFGGKELFPFLIDPNTGISMYESGEIVKYLLQQYGKGRKPSVGLLESTLFTGWMPTILRAGRGLTLWEKASPDPPPKMLELYSYENNPYARIVREALCELELPYILQNVGEGSLRSKLLEASGSKEVPYLIDPNTGTHVGDYKKILSYLFQTYSAATLV; encoded by the exons ATGTCACTAGCATCTCTGACGTCGTGCTCTCAAACACTAGTCTACTACTCTTCCTCCAAGCCGCCGCCTTCTCCGCCTCAGCCTCCGCCTCCGCCTCACAGTTTCCTCCCACATGCCCACAATTCTCCATTAACTCCAAACACTTCAATTCCAGTTTCTACTCTCAAACTATCTCCATATTCTTCAACATTGCTGACAAATGGGAACTGGGTTCCTCGCAGAAACAGATTTCTTCCTGCAAATTCAGCCGACTCCGACGCACAAAAAGAATCGGCAACCGGCGAAAATGGCGGCAACCCATCAACCAGCTTTCTGTCTTTGCTTTGTCCCCTTCTCAAGCTCTTCTCC GGAGGAGATCCCTCTCAAGAGCGGAACTTTACTTTGGAG GTAGCTACGTCTTCGTTGTCTACCTTGGCTAGATTCCCTTGGGGTTCAAGATCTCTGTCAAATAATATGGACAGCCAGGAGATCACTACCTTGGATCCTCCTTTGCGTTTGCAGCTTTTTGAATTTG AGGCTTGCCCTTTTTGCAGGAGGGTTAGAGAAGCTTTGACTGAGCTCGATCTTTCTGTAGAG GTATATCCTTGTCCAAAAGGTTCGGTAAGACATAGAGAAATGGTTAAAAGATTCGGTGGCAAAGAGCT GTTTCCTTTTCTCATTGATCCAAATACTGGTATTTCAATGTATGAAAGCG GTGAAATTGTGAAATACCTACTCCAGCAATATGGTAAAGGCAGAAAGCCTTCAGTGGGGCTTTTGGAAAG CACATTATTCACGGGATGGATGCCAACAATTCTGCGAGCAGGCAGAGGATTGACATTGTGGGAAAAGGCGAGCCCAGACCCACCACCCAAAATGCTGGAACTTTACTCATACGAAAACAATCCG TATGCACGAATTGTGCGTGAGGCACTTTGTGAATTGGAACTTCCTTACATCCTTCAAAACGTGGGAGAAGGGTCCCTGCGGTCGAAGTTGCTTGAGGCATCTGGATCCAAAGAG GTTCCTTACCTGATTGATCCTAACACCGGTACTCATGTCGGTGACTACAAGAAGATTCTGTCGTACTTGTTCCAGACATATTCAGCAGCCACTCTTGTATAG
- the LOC126605027 gene encoding glutathione S-transferase-like protein tpcF isoform X2, giving the protein MGTGFLAETDFFLQIQPTPTHKKNRQPAKMAATHQPAFCLCFVPFSSSSPSGGDPSQERNFTLEVATSSLSTLARFPWGSRSLSNNMDSQEITTLDPPLRLQLFEFEACPFCRRVREALTELDLSVEVYPCPKGSVRHREMVKRFGGKELFPFLIDPNTGISMYESGEIVKYLLQQYGKGRKPSVGLLESTLFTGWMPTILRAGRGLTLWEKASPDPPPKMLELYSYENNPYARIVREALCELELPYILQNVGEGSLRSKLLEASGSKEVPYLIDPNTGTHVGDYKKILSYLFQTYSAATLV; this is encoded by the exons ATGGGAACTGGGTTCCTCGCAGAAACAGATTTCTTCCTGCAAATTCAGCCGACTCCGACGCACAAAAAGAATCGGCAACCGGCGAAAATGGCGGCAACCCATCAACCAGCTTTCTGTCTTTGCTTTGTCCCCTTCTCAAGCTCTTCTCCGTCG GGAGGAGATCCCTCTCAAGAGCGGAACTTTACTTTGGAG GTAGCTACGTCTTCGTTGTCTACCTTGGCTAGATTCCCTTGGGGTTCAAGATCTCTGTCAAATAATATGGACAGCCAGGAGATCACTACCTTGGATCCTCCTTTGCGTTTGCAGCTTTTTGAATTTG AGGCTTGCCCTTTTTGCAGGAGGGTTAGAGAAGCTTTGACTGAGCTCGATCTTTCTGTAGAG GTATATCCTTGTCCAAAAGGTTCGGTAAGACATAGAGAAATGGTTAAAAGATTCGGTGGCAAAGAGCT GTTTCCTTTTCTCATTGATCCAAATACTGGTATTTCAATGTATGAAAGCG GTGAAATTGTGAAATACCTACTCCAGCAATATGGTAAAGGCAGAAAGCCTTCAGTGGGGCTTTTGGAAAG CACATTATTCACGGGATGGATGCCAACAATTCTGCGAGCAGGCAGAGGATTGACATTGTGGGAAAAGGCGAGCCCAGACCCACCACCCAAAATGCTGGAACTTTACTCATACGAAAACAATCCG TATGCACGAATTGTGCGTGAGGCACTTTGTGAATTGGAACTTCCTTACATCCTTCAAAACGTGGGAGAAGGGTCCCTGCGGTCGAAGTTGCTTGAGGCATCTGGATCCAAAGAG GTTCCTTACCTGATTGATCCTAACACCGGTACTCATGTCGGTGACTACAAGAAGATTCTGTCGTACTTGTTCCAGACATATTCAGCAGCCACTCTTGTATAG